One Helicobacter pylori genomic window, TTCCTGAAACGAGCGCTTTTTTAAACGAGGAAAAAGAAAATATCGTTTTGACTAAGCCAATTAACGCTCCTTATGAACGCTTAAGCATGTCTATCAACGCCTTAGAAAATTGCGAAAAACTTTTCTTAAGCATTAGTGGGGTAGAAAAAAGGGAGGTTTTAGAAAAAGCTTTAAAAGAAAGCGCTCCCTATTCTCTGCCGATCGCTCGGATTTTACATTCTAAAAAAGTTACCACGGAGGTGTTTTATGCCAAAAACTGAAACTTACCCAAGACTATTAGCCGATATTGGTGGCACGAACGCGCGCTTTGGTTTGGAAGTCGCCCCACGACAGATTGAATGCGTTGAAGTCTTGAGATGCGAAGATTTTGAGAGCTTGAGCGATGCGGTGCGGTTTTACCTTTCTAAATGCAAAGAAAGCCTTAAACTGCACCCTATTTATGGCTCTTTTGCTGTGGCTACGCCCATTATGGGGGATTTTGTCCAAATGACTAACAACCATTGGACTTTTTCTATTGAAACGACACGGCAATGTTTGAATTTAAAAAAACTGCTTGTCATCAATGATTTTGTCGCGCAAGCCTATGCCATTAGCGCGATGCAAGAAAACGATCTGGCTCAAATAGGCGGGATTAAGTGCGAGATCAACGCCCCTAAAGCGATTTTAGGGCCAGGAACCGGGCTTGGGGTAAGCACTCTTATCCAAAACAGCGATGGCTCTTTGAAAGTCTTGCCCGGCGAAGGGGGGCATGTGAGCTTTGCCCCTTTTGATGATTTAGAAATTTTAGTGTGGCAATACGCCCGCTCTAAATTCAACCATGTGAGCGCGGAAAGGTTTTTGAGTGGGAGCGGTTTGGTGTTAATTTATGAAGCCCTGTCTAAACGCAAAGGCTTAGAAAAAGTGGCGAAGTTAAGCAAGGCTGAATTAACCCCACAAATCATTAGCGAACGCGCTTTGAACGGGGATTACCCCATATGCCGATTGACCTTGGACACTTTTTGCTCCATGCTAGGCACGCTCGCTGCTGATGTGGCTCTCACTTTGGGGGCTAGAGGTGGGGTGTATTTGTGTGGGGGGATTATCCCACGATTCATTGATTATTTTAAAACTTCGCCCTTTAGGGTGCGCTTTGAAACGAAAGGGCGCATGGGAGCGTTTCTCGCTTCTATCCCTGTGCATGTCGTGATGAAAAAAACTCCAGGACTTGATGGGGCGGGCATTGCGTTAGAGAATTATTTACTGCATGATAAGATATAGCAGCGTTAAAATAGAAGCGGCTTATACAAGGGGTGTGTTTGAGCGTGCCAAACAACGATACCATATAACCAACAATTATAAAATTAGTTAAACCTATAAAAACATAAGCAAACCATAAAAACGATACAATAGCGGTATTTTAATCAAACAAGGAGTTTTAATGAGAGTTCCATCTAAAGGTTTTGCTATTTTTTCTAAAGACGGGCATTTCAAACCCCATGATTTTAGCCGCCATGCTGTAGGCCCTAAAGATGTGTTGATTGACATTCTTTATGCAGGGATTTGCCATAGCGATGTTCATAGCGCTTATAGCGAATGGAGAGAAGGCATTTACCCTATGGTTCCTGGGCATGAAATTGCTGGGGTCATCAAAGAAGTGGGTAAGGAAGTTAAGAAATTTAAGGTTGGCGATGTGGTGGGCGTGGGCTGTTTTGTCAATTCATGCAAAGCGTGTAAGCCCTGTAAAGAACACCAAGAGCAATTTTGTGCCAAAGTGGTATTTACTTATGATTGTTTGGATTCTTTCCATGGCAACGAACCCCACATGGGCGGTTACTCTAATAATATTGTCGTGGATGAAAACTATGTGATTAGCGTGGGTAAAAACGCTCCTTTAGAAAAAGTAGCCCCCTTGCTTTGCGCGGGCATCACCACTTATTCGCCCTTAAAATTTTCTAAGGTTACTGAAGGCACAAAAGTGGGTGTCGCTGGGTTTGGCGGGCTAGGAAGCATGGCGGTCAAATACGCTGTGGCTATGGGGGCTGAAGTGAGCGTTTTTGCAAGAA contains:
- a CDS encoding glucokinase; its protein translation is MPKTETYPRLLADIGGTNARFGLEVAPRQIECVEVLRCEDFESLSDAVRFYLSKCKESLKLHPIYGSFAVATPIMGDFVQMTNNHWTFSIETTRQCLNLKKLLVINDFVAQAYAISAMQENDLAQIGGIKCEINAPKAILGPGTGLGVSTLIQNSDGSLKVLPGEGGHVSFAPFDDLEILVWQYARSKFNHVSAERFLSGSGLVLIYEALSKRKGLEKVAKLSKAELTPQIISERALNGDYPICRLTLDTFCSMLGTLAADVALTLGARGGVYLCGGIIPRFIDYFKTSPFRVRFETKGRMGAFLASIPVHVVMKKTPGLDGAGIALENYLLHDKI
- a CDS encoding NAD(P)-dependent alcohol dehydrogenase; protein product: MRVPSKGFAIFSKDGHFKPHDFSRHAVGPKDVLIDILYAGICHSDVHSAYSEWREGIYPMVPGHEIAGVIKEVGKEVKKFKVGDVVGVGCFVNSCKACKPCKEHQEQFCAKVVFTYDCLDSFHGNEPHMGGYSNNIVVDENYVISVGKNAPLEKVAPLLCAGITTYSPLKFSKVTEGTKVGVAGFGGLGSMAVKYAVAMGAEVSVFARNEHKKQDALSMGVKHFYTDPKQCKEELDFIISTIPTHYDLKDYLKLLTYSGELALVGLPPVEIAPALSVFDFIYLSNRKVYGSLIGGIKETQEMMDFSIKHNIYPEIDLILGKDIDTAYHNLTHGKAKFRYVIDMKKSFD